A window of Aptenodytes patagonicus chromosome 1, bAptPat1.pri.cur, whole genome shotgun sequence genomic DNA:
agcccccagcaccccatgggtgcagcccccagcaccccatagatacagcccccagcaccccatgggtgcagcccccagcaccccataGATACAGCCCCCAGCACTTCATgggtgcagcccccagcacccgatggatgcagcccccagcaccccatggATGTAGCCCCCAATACCCCATGGATGCAGACCCCAGCACCCCATAGatacagcccccagcaccccatggATGTAGCCCCCAATACCCCAGGGATGCAGACCCCAATACCCCAGGGATGCAGACCCCAGCACCCCATGGATGCAGCCCCCAGCGCCCCATAGatacagcccccagcaccccgtGGATGCAGCCCCTGGGACCCCAGGGatgcacccccagccccggggtgGGGGTCCCGGCGGGGCTGAGGCCCCTTACCCTGAGCAGTGCCGAGCTCCGGCCGGGCTCTCCTCCCCCAGTTACTATGGCACCCGCACAACAAACTGCGCTGGGCAgccggggacggggatggggacatgggggtgtCATGGGGGCACGGGGACAGGGACGCGCAGGCAGCTGCGGGCATGGGGCTGCCCCGCTGCAGGAGTCATCCGTAGGAGAGACTGGTCCTGGGGGCACGGGGGTCCCACATGGGCCATGGGGGTCCCATGGGGGCCATAGGGATCCTAGAGGAGCCACCGGGGTTCCACAAGAGCCGTGGGGGATCCCACAGGGGCCATGGGATCCCACTGTGACCATGGGGGTCCCACATGTGTCACAGGTTCTCCCTAAGGCCATGGGGGACCCTTGGGGATCACAGGAGTCCCACACGGGCCATGGGATCTCTCTGGGAGTACAGGAGCCCCACTGGGGTGATGGGGGTCTCCCAGACGCCGTGGGGGTCCCGTGGGGGCTATGGGGGTTCCATGGGGTGTGCTGCAGGGCTTGGTCCGCCAGCCCTGGCTGTTCCTCTGGCAGACGTTCTCCCTGCCCCGGGTTGCCTGGAcactgtccctgtccctgtccctgtctccgtccccatccccatccccgtccccgtccccgtccccgcaccCCACAGTGGCTGGTGGCCGGGTGACCCCGGTGCCCCATGCACACCAGGCCCCGGCTGggtccctccctccccagccccacggcgCCGTGGGGCAGCGTGGGATCCCGATCTGGGCAGCGAGGCCCCGGGTGCGCAGGACGAAGGATGCGCAGACCAGGCTGGGCTCAGGGACCTTTACTGTGGCTGGCGGCCGGGCTGCGCCGTGGCGGGCAGGGGCGGTGGGCAGGGGCGGCAGGcaggggcggcgggcaggggcagcggggccggcgctGGGGGCTGCCCGTGTCTCTAGGCGCTGGACTTGCAGATGAAGGGTTTTCTGTCGGTGCAGGCGTCGCTGTACCACGTCATGAAATCTGGAAGGGAAAGAGGCcgtgagccccccccccccggggacccccacggcccctgcggcacagcccccctgcagccctgctgccaggaGCGCAGCCCGGGGCACGCACACCgcgcgtgtgcgtgtgcgcgcCCACGTGCAGAGTGCGTGCGTGTGCGAGGgatgtctgtgtgtgcacatggcGCGTACacgtgcatgtgtctgtgtgtgcattgtgcgtgcgtgtgtgcgcAGCACGCGTGCGCCGCGCATGTGTGCACGGGGcgtgcgcgcgcgcgtgtgtaTGCACTGTGTATGTGCGTGCACAGCGCGTGTCCATACATGTGCACAgggtgcatgtgtgtatgtgtgtgctcCTGCACAgcatgtgtgtgcttgtgcaggtgtgtgtgtgtgcacgtgtccGTGTGTGCGTGTACCCCCAGGTGCCACCCGCCACCGAGGGCTGCCCCAGCTGCAAGCTAGCAGCCGCCGTGGGGGTCAGCCTGTGCTGTGGGTGGTCGGGGACGCTGGTGGCCGGGGACGCTGGTGGCCAGGAAAGCTGGTGGCCGGGTCCCCGGTGCCACCGGTGGGGCCATGCTCGCTGGGGCCGTGCTCACCGGTGGCATCCTGCAGCGCGACGCAGGCTCTCCTCCTGGGGCCGGGCTGCCGGTGCCAGGAGCCGTAGTCCATGTCCGAGCTGTCTGACCACTGCCAGCGGCGgctctgcggggggggggaatgacTCTGTGACCCCCAGCTGGTGCCACCGGCCCCGCTCAGGGCTGCCGGGAGCGGGTctcgggggtcccggggggggtcCCGACTCTGCCCCGGGGCTGCACTCACCCCCAGGGGACGGTGGAGGCCGATCCAGATGCCGTCGTCTCCGTactcctcctcctcgctgtcctCACCGGAGCgtgaggaggagagcagggcgGCGATGGCCCGGTGCTCCTCCGCACTATGCACCGAGGCCAGGTGGGTGCCTGCGCCGAAGCGCTGGCAAAAGGCCTGCGGCGGGGACGGGAGGGTGATGCCGGGTCCCGACCCCAACCCCTGGTCCCTGACCCCAACCCCTGGTCCCTGACCCCAACCCTTGGTCCCCGACCCCAACCCGTGGTCCCAGACCTCCGGCTCCACTAAGGCTGAGGATGGGACTGGTGCTGTGGGCACGTGGGCGCACGTGGTGCCCGGCACAGCTGGATGCTCTCCCTCGGCACAGGGTGGCCGTGGTGCCACTGTGGTGGCAGCCGGTCCCGTACGGGGCCAGGACCTCCTCGGAGAGGAGCATCCCCATCCCGGGTGGCACCGGCACCCCAATGCGCGGCCCTGGCAGGGACCAGCAAAACTCAGCTCCCTGCCGAGCGCTGCAGGGCACTGCGGCCATGGGGGGGGGGTGGATGGGGTgccccatggggggggggggggggcgtcacCCCCAAACCCacgtccccccagcccccccaaccaTCTCACCTCTGCCCTTCTCCAGCTCAGCTCCCGGGGGAAGAAGCCGTAGCACCCCTCCTCGAAGGGCACCCAGCCCCAGGCGCAGGCAGCCGGCTCCTGCCCTGCGGGGACGGCGGGGGGTCAGGcagcgggggggcgcggggcgcaCCGCAGTGCCCCCACCACCCCGGCACTCACCGCGCAGCCAGGGGatgagcagcaggcagcccaGCAGGCTGAGCCTCAGCGTCCTCATCGGTCCCATCTGTCCCTTCCCTGGGGAGGGACGGCGGCAGGATCGGGGGGtgctcagctccctgctgagCCCCCCCACCCTACGGGTGCCCGAgccccctgcccggccctccagctgagcccaggctcagcctggcagcaggagggCCGGGCAGGGGACTCGACAGGGGTGCATGGGGacgccccccccccaacctggtGGTGGTGTGGTTGCGGCAGTGGGTGCAGGGGAGCCCATAGTGTGCAGCTGCGGGGGGGGGTCAGGGTGCTCCAGCAGTGCACAGGGGAGCAGCAATGAGACGGAAtcaggagggaggggagcggggtgcaggggtgcagggTGTGGGGGTGCAGGGTTGTGGGGTGCAGGGTGTGGGGGGTGCAGGGTGTGGGGGTGCAGGGttgtggggtgcagggtggggagggtgcagggggtgcgagggtgcagggggtgggggtgcagggtggggtgcagggtggggagggtgcagggggtgcgagggtgcagggtgcagggatGAAATGAGCAGGGGTGCAGGATAGAGGGATTCAGGGTGCAGGGCTGCAGGGTTACAGGGGTGCAGGGATGTTGGGGTGCGGGGTGTGAGGAACCGGGCATGTGGACACAGGGAGGTGGGTTGCAGGGGTGCAGGGTGTGGGAGGGTGTGGGTGCAGGGTTGcggggtgcaggggtgcagggTGTGTGGACACAGGGAGGCGGGTTGCAGGGGTGCAGGGTGTGGGAGGGTGTGGGTGCAGGGGTGCAGGgttgtggggtgcaggggtgcagggTGTGTGGACACAGGGAGGCGGGTTGCAGGGGTGCGGGATGCAGGGTTACAGGGATGCAGGGGTGTAGGATGTGGGGTGCAGGGCACAGGGGTGCAGAGTGCAGGGGCTCCTGGGCTGTTGtggctgcaggctggggcaggggatgcCCTGCGGCCAGGTCACCCCGATGCGGGAgtgcagcccccccctccccccccccccgcgatgCAGCAGGGACTCACCTGCGTCCCCTCGGCAGCTCGGCACGGCAGCGGGCGCTGGCTCGGACCCTCcggggagctgggcagcagccccaggggtTTTATCCTCAGGCAGGCGGGGAGGGGTGGGCGGCGAGGCACGCCGTGAGCCACCCTAAATGTCATCCCTGCCCCAAAGCAAACAGGGCCGACCGCAGCTGGGCCCCGTCGACGCACGCAGGCAGCTCAGCGGCGCGTGGCCCCCGCTGCTCCCTTTGATGGGGCGTCCGTGGCGGGGAGGCCCCGGCTTTGCTTTCGTCGTCACCCCCCGAAGGGGCGGCCGCGCTCGGGTGCCAGCGCCGGAGCCAGGGGCGAGTCCGGCCAAGATGAAAAGACCTTCCCCGGCCCCGCGCGTCCTGCTTTCGCTCgtgagcagcaggagcagcgtgtccccccagcccccactCACACGGCCCCGACGCCACCTCCGccacgcgtcccccccccccccccccccctcgccccatgCTGGCACCCGGGCGGTGGCAGCGCCCCGGCCTCTGGCACAGCGAGGGAAGGGTGCTGGCGTGGTGCCGTTCCCCGGTGCGGGCTGCCCCGGCACGGGGAGAGGCACCCGGAGCTCGGGCTGCCAGggctgctcgggggggggggtggggggggtccctgccCAGCTGGGCAACGGGGCTCGTCGGGCTCCCTCGCGCCACGTACCCCCCCGGGAcggagggcaggggatgcccaGCTCCATGCCGGGACGGAGGGCAGGGGACGCTCCACAGATGAGGGGGGCGGTGGCAGGGGGTCCCCCGAGATcccggctgcagccctggcccctcaCCCCGGCGATGTGTTTTGGGGGCTCCTCCGGCTCCCTGGCACCGCGGCCAACCCCCGGAGCGCCGGCCCGTGCGAACGGCCCCGCGGCCGTTCACGGCCCGAGATCAAACGCCTCCGCCTGGCATCAAACCGGCCGCGGGCCCCGCGCCAAGCCGGCCGGCATGGCAGGGAACGCGCCGGtgcagccgggctgcgggggggCTCCAGCGCCCGCCCagggggctcagcacccagccaGGGGCTTCGGCACCCAGCTgcggggctcagcacccagctgtggTGTTCGTCACCCGGCTATtgggctcagcacccagctgcggggctcagcacccagctgtggTGTTCATCACCCAGCcatggggctcagcacccagctgtggggctcagcacccagctgtggTGTTCGTCACCCAGCTATtgggctcagcacccagctgtggggctcagcacccagctgtggGGCTCAGCAGCCAGCTGTGGTGTTCATCACCCAGCCAGGGGGTTCGGCACCCAGCTgcggggctcagcacccagctgtggTGTTCATCACCCAGCcatggggctcagcacccagccgTGGTGTTCATCACCCAGCcatggggctcagcacccagctgcggggctcagcacccagccgTGGTGTTCATCACCCAGCcatggggctcagcacccagctgcggggctcagcacccagctgtggggctcagcacccagctgtggTGTTCATCACCTGGCcatggggctcagcacccagctgcagggctcagcacccagccGTGGTGTTCATCACCTGGCTatggggctcagcacccagctgcagggctcagcacccagctgcGGGGCTCAGCAGCCcgctgtggtgttcagcagctaGCTatggggctcagcacccagctgcggggctcagcacccagctaTGGTGTTCATCACAGACCATGGGGCTTGGCACTCATCTACGGGGTTCAGCACCCAGCCGTGGGGTttgacacccagctgcagggctcagcacccagccaGGGGGCTTGGCACCCAGCTgtggggctcagcacccaccTGTGGGGTTcagcacccagctgcagggctcgGCACCCAGCCCTGGGTTTTGGCACCCAGCTGCGGGGCTCGGCAGCCCGCTGTGGGGTTTGGCACCCAGCTGTGGGGTTTGGCACCCAGCCTTTGGCACTGCTGGAGCAGCCTAAGGGCGACCCGGTTGTAATGGAAACATACTGGCAGGGAAGGATCTGCACTTAGCTGGGAGCCCGCGGCATCCTTGATAAGGGCAGCAGAAAGAAATGGTGATAACAAACGGCCCTTCCAGGAAAGCCGAAGTCGGTAACGGCCGTGCCAGCAGCCAGTGACCCTTCCTGGGCACGACGCTAGCCAGTGTCGGGGGTGCGACTCTGTGCACGCACGGGGGATGCTTgggagaggtgggggggaggaCACGGAGGTGGTGGGGGGACAGGGGGTGGAAAACACCTGGGTGGGATGGAATGGGGTCACTGAAAGTGGTGacgaaggggagagggagggatgcggaggggagagggagggacgCGGAGGTGGAGATAGGGATGCGGGGGGGGCGAGCAGCTGCCTTTGGGTCTCGGTCGTGTCAAGACCTGACAACCGCAACAGTCAGAAACCAGCCTCAGCCCCGGGCTTGCGAAAGCGGGAGTGCGGGCGAGCGCGGCCGGTCTCGAGGGCAGATGATGGAGGCAATAAACGCACCgggagctggggcggggggaggaccCTGGTTTCGGTTGTGATGACAGGCCtttgcccccccgcccccggccatGCCGCTGCCTGAGGTCCATGGGCAGGGTGCTGGACCCGGGACGAGATGCCCATGACGGCAGTGGGGGGGATGTCAGAACTACTGCAGAATGTCCCCCCGCACCCAGAACATGAGAGGCAGAGGGAGCAGCCCGGCCAAGCCGTGGGCAGTTGTGCTGCCTGCCAGACAGGCGCCTACACAACACATATGGGCGCCTACACAACATATACGAGCCCCCACACAGTGTATATGGGCTCCTACACAATATACATGGGCGCCTACACAACACATACGGGCTCCTACACAACACATACAGGCTCCTACACAATATATAcgagccccccccccagcatatACGGGCTCCTACACAACATATACAGGTTCCTACACAACATACACGGGCTCTTACACAACATATACGAGCCCCCACACAGTGTATATGGGCTCCTACACAACATACATGGGTGCCTACACAACATATACTGGCACCTGCACAACACATACGGGCTCCTACACAACATACGCGGGCTCCCTACACAACATATACGAGCCCCCACACAGTGTATATGGGCTCCTACACAACATACACGGGCTCCTACACAACACATACAGGCTCCTACACAGTATATACGAGCCCCCACACAGCATATACAGGCGCCTACACAACACATACGGGCTCCTACACGACATACACGGGCCCCTACAGAGCATATACGGGAGCCTACACAACACATACGGGCTCCTACACGACATACACGGGCCCCTACACAGCATATACGGCTCCCGCGCGGTGCGGGCTGGGGCTGCGCCGTGGCTCCCGTGCTGGAAGGGGAAGGGTGGGACGGCCAAGGCAGGTGCACCACGACCGCCTCGTCCCCCAGCGCGGGGACCCCCCCGTTATCCCGCGTCCAGAGGGAACGAAGCGGGTGTTTTGTGCTTCCCTCCAGGTTACCCCtcccgcagcagccgcagccgGAGCCCAGGGGCTTCCCCGGCTCCTCGGTCCCACCTTGCTCATCACGAGGTCGGACAACGTCATGGGCAGCCGGGAGCACCAGAGCTAAGAAGGGTTTTGGGGAAAACTCCTTTAATTGCCTTTCCCTCTCATAATTATTACTTTATATATGGGTCATGTATAATGACTGCAGTGATGCTCGCTCCCCATTGCCCAGGCACGGCGCCGACTTACACGTGAGCCCCGAGCACCAGCCTGCACCGATGCTGACCCGGACACTCATGGACCCCTGTAACTGGGGACCTCCCCAATTACAAGCCATGATAGTTTTGACAGACTGGAGCTCTGGCCTCTGCCGCAGGTGCGGGCAACACGAATCGCCAAAGGTGCCGCAATTTCACTGGTCCTAACTCTACACACCGTAGTTTGCGGCGTAATGGCTGGCCAAGCGCTAACGATAATTGGGACCCGCGCGGCAACGTGCCTGATGGTGCGGATCACAGCCCCTTTCAGTCAACCCCATTAAGTGATCAATGCAATTCAGCTGCTCTTCCAACCCGTGGCGCTCACTTGGCCGATACGGTGATGaccccaggcagagctgctgtcCCACCGGCTGCAGGCCCGGCCGGTGCTGGCTCGGCGGCACAGCGCCTGCAAGAGCCACCCCAGCGTCGGGCAGCTGCCTGTACCCTGGCATGTCTTGCTCCCTCTGCATCTCAACCTGgacatttaacatttaatttcttaCGTGACCGTCGACCCGTGTATGATGAGCACGGGGCGTCCAACCCCCAGCAGAAGGACCAGCCAGGTCCCACCAGCGTGTCCCTGTGATGCCCCAGCCTCGGGCATCGCTGCGTGTGAGCCAGCTGCTGTTGGCGTTTCGGCGGCACGGGAAATGACTCAAACTGCTCCTCCAGGTCCTCTGAAGGACCCACAGGCTGAAACCTGTTCCCTCTCAGAGCCAGCTCGCCTGTGTCGCTGCCCTTGGACTGTCTTTACGCTCACAAGGGGTGTTTGTGTTAATACATGCTGCCTGCTGGTTTCACGCTAACAGATCTCACCAAACGCAATAGGATGCAcgtgccagccagcagcaggtccgtgCCGCTCACCAAACGGCCCGGGGCAGTCCCTGCCTGGGGCCCGGCGGCTGCCTGGCCGTGGCCATGGTCGTGGCTGCCAGACCTGGGCGCACGGGCGCGGCGCGGTTCGGCGGGGTGAGCGCCCGCTTGAGCTGCGGGATGGTGCCTTGCGGTGTTACAGCTCGTACTGAACCGCTGCCTGTAGCGCTTTTGTCTAAGCGGGTGCTGCATCCTCGTGGGTCGACTGGTGGGACCTCGGGGGAGTCACAGCAGCGGCACTGGGCTTGGCGTGGGTACAGGTCTCCACCTCCCACAGGCAGACACCCCAGGGGTGCTGTGGTCTCGCTGCCGGTGCCCCCAGGGATGCCGGTGCCCCACAGGTGTCCACAGGCCGAGGGGGGTGGTGTGGGAGCAGCCAGGAGGCCGAGGTCCTGTCGCCCAGCCGTGGGGTCCAGCAGCCAGCCGTGGGGTCCAGCACCCCGTCGGGGGTCTGGCTGTGAGAGGGGCTgggtgggggtgggcagggctcTGTCGCTCCCCGTTTGCCGGTGAGGGCAAGCGAGGATGAACGATCCTCGCGGGGTGGCGGAGACCCGGGAGGCAGCGAGGGCAGCGGGGCGAAGGCAGCACTGCCGCCCTCGGCATCCCCAGCCCCCCAtgccctgagcccccccccccggtccttGCAGAGCCCTCGATGTGGGACGGGGACGCCTGCACCCCTGTCCCTGCGAGCCCGCTCCCCTGGGACCACAGGGCTGCCGGGGTCACATCAAATCTGCTCCGTCCCCGTTCCTGGGAAGGCTGCACCCTAGACCCAGACTGGTTGGGGTTGAAGGGACCTTCAGAgaccccccagcccaccccctgccatgggcagggacatctcccactagatcaggttgcccaaagccccgtccagcctgaccttgaacccTTCCAGTGATGGAGCATCCAGAGctcctctgggcagcctgttcccgtgtctcaccaccctcagcctaaaacCTTTCCTCCCTCTGGCCAGCGTAAACCTGCCCTCCGGGGTGGGTCACGGCGGGACCCCAGGGTGCCTTCACGTGCGCACGGGCAGCAGCGTCACCTCGAGCACGTCCCCCAACACGTCCCCGCTTCCAGGGAACTGGAGCtgccgctgccctccctgctggtGGCTGTAAAGCCGGAGAGTGACATTTGCCCTCTGGGCTCCTGAGCGACCATCAGCCACCCTTGGAGGAACCCGTAACCCGGCTGTAACCTGTCCCAAGGGCAGCCACCGCTGCACGGTCCCCAAAggccatccccgaccttcccgcctgCCTGCCCAGTGCCACGCTCTGGTGAGTCCCTTCCCTGGCCTGGCCCTCCCTCACCCTGATGGGTGCAGGGTCCTGCTGTACCCGGCTCCGCTCCTCAGGGTGCTGAGCcgggcatcccctgccctccgTCCTGGGATGAAGCtgggcatcccctgccctccgTTCCGGGATGGAGCTGAGCATCCCCTGCCCTCTATCCCGGGATGGAGCTGAGCATCCCCTGCCCTCTATCCCAGGATGGAGCtgagcatcccctgccctccGTTCCGGGATGGAGCtgagcatcccctgccctccGTTCCGGGATGGAGCtgagcatcccctgccctccGTTCTGGGATGGAGCTGAGCATCCCCTGCCCTCTATCCCGGGATGGAGCtgagcatcccctgccctccgtcctgggatggagctgggcatcccctgccctctgtcccaggatggagctgggcatcccctgccctccgTCCTGGGATGGAGCTGAGCATCCCCTGCCCTCTATCCCGGGATGGAGCtgagcatcccctgccctccGTCCCGGGATGGAGCTGGGCATCCCCTGCCCTCTGTCCCAGGATGGAGCtgggcatcccctgccctccgTCCCGGGGGGGTACGTGGTGCGAGGGAGCCCGACGAGCCCTCTTGCCCAGCTGGGCAGGGACCCTCCCGAGCAGCCCTGGCACCCGAGCTCCGGGTGCTTCTCCCCGTCCTGGCCCCCCCCGCTCACGgcccttcctctgctccctctgcAGCAGAAGAGACGAGTGCGGGGCCCAAGCTCCCCCCCGCCTGCTCGGCTGCCTGCTCCTCGCAGCCTTCCTGAGACGTGATTCCCTGCCCGGGCCATGGGCCCTCGTGGGACGCAGGTGCAATTCCCTGCCCCAGGCGGCAGCGCCCAATCCAGCACACCCTGATCCCCTGATCCCCGATCCCTGATCCCTGCTCCTGGATCCCTGATCCCTGATCTCTGATCCTTGATCCCTGTTCCCTGATCCCCAATCCCCAATCCCCGATCCCCGATCCCTGATCCCTGATCCTGGATCCCCGATACCTGATCTCTGATCCTTGATCCCTGTTCCCTGATCCCCAATCCCCAATCCCCGATCCCCGATCCCTGATCCCTGATCCTGGATCCCTGATCCCTGATCTCTGATCCTTGATCCCTGTTCCCTGATCCCCAATCCCCAATCCCCGATCCCTGATCCCTGATCCTGGATCCCTGATACCTGATCTCTGATCCTTGATCCCTGTTCCCTGATCCCCAATCCCCGATCCCTGATCCCAGATCCCAGATCCCTGATCTCTGATCCTTGATCCTTGATCCCTGTTCCCTGATCCCCAATCCCCGATCCCCGATCCCTGCTCCTGGATCCCTGATACCTGATCTCTGATCCTTGATCCCTGCTCCCTGATCCCCAATCCCCGATCCCCGATCCCCACTCCCTGATCCCTGCTCCTGGATCCCTGATACCTGATCTCTGATCCTTGATCCCCGCTCCCTGATCCCCGATCCCCGATCCCTGATCCCCGATCCCTGATCCCCAATccccgctccccatccccatcccgtgGCAGCCCCTGGTGCCCAGCCCTGTCTGTGGGACCCCTCCCCGCACCCTGCCCCGGGCGCCCCAAGTGCCGGCTGCGCGGTAGAGCCTGGGGGGTGCCCCTGGGTGGGGGCGTGCTGGGTGGGGGTTTTGCCAGGTGGGGGTGTCGCTGGGTGGGGGCGTTGCCAGATGGGGTCTGGGGGGGCTGGTGCCCATCTGGCCCCGCACCCGCGGCAGACATCCCGGCTCCGTCCCCATGGCAGTGGGGGGCACGGGCCGTGGGGCGGTGGTGGGTGCCCCCCTCCCATGGGACAGCGGCGGCTC
This region includes:
- the LOC143155592 gene encoding struthiocalcin-2-like; translated protein: MRTLRLSLLGCLLLIPWLRGQEPAACAWGWVPFEEGCYGFFPRELSWRRAEAFCQRFGAGTHLASVHSAEEHRAIAALLSSSRSGEDSEEEEYGDDGIWIGLHRPLGSRRWQWSDSSDMDYGSWHRQPGPRRRACVALQDATDFMTWYSDACTDRKPFICKSSA